From Polyodon spathula isolate WHYD16114869_AA chromosome 26, ASM1765450v1, whole genome shotgun sequence, one genomic window encodes:
- the LOC121300602 gene encoding angiopoietin-related protein 4-like has product MKLTLAALALCVAFQMEAAVGFLGFERKGKENKVQYASWDEVNVIAHGLLQLGHGLKEHVDKTKGQIKDITAKLSSFNSTVAELGRQTQRLQEEGEVLKARARGLEDRESLVLSVSAVLKQRAEQMEKEEGSVRQLEGKVDELLRAQSSGLSSVSVSSSSSSDIHIVQKLLEAQDRRIDELVERIKQQQDKLDKQNGHIRNLQSQLEQRKAASPKLRTILRHKVEETQNTSAEQADSSELPADCHMLFLRGQRLSGVYKIQPQASQPFQAYCEMTAEGGWTVIQRRQDGAVDFDQLWQAYKNGFGTLNGEFWLGLEQIHALSKQGGYVLHVQLTDWNDQVQSLEYSFRLGGEESSYTLHLQEGSPGNLENALSTGSSGLPFSTRDRDSDLKSDINCAKHLTGGWWFSSCGRANLNGKYFSSVPRQRHARKQGMFWKTWRGRYYPLKSTVMKLAPVEIEHDSS; this is encoded by the exons ATGAAGCTGACGTTGGCAGCCCTGGCACTTTGCGTGGCATTCCAGATGGAGGCAGCCGTCGGCTTCCTTGGTTTTGAAAGGAAAGGTAAGGAGAACAAGGTGCAGTACGCCTCCTGGGACGAGGTCAACGTGATcgcccacgggctgctgcagctGGGCCATGGACTCAAGGAGCACGTGGACAAGACCAAGGGCCAGATTAAGGACATCACTGCCAAGCTGAGCTCCTTCAACAGCACGGTGGCTGAGCTGGGCAGACAGACGCAGAGGCTGCAAGAGGAAGGGGAGGTCCTGAAGGCGAGAGCTCGGGGGCTGGAGGACAGGGAGAGCCTAGTTCTCAGCGTCTCGGCTGTGCTGAAGCAGAGAGCCGAGCAGATGGAGAAGGAGGAGGGGAGCGTGCGCCAGCTCGAGGGGAAGGTAGACGAGCTCCTGCGGGCACAAAGTTCAGGGCTCAGCAGTGTCAgtgtgagcagcagcagcagcagtgacatCCATATCGTCCAG aaactcCTGGAGGCACAGGACAGACGAATTGACGAGCTGGTGGAGAGAATCAAACAACAGCAAGACAAGCTGGACAAGCAGAACGGACACATCAGGAACCTCCAGAGTCAG CTGGAGCAACGCAAAGCTGCGAGCCCAAAGCTGAGGACCATACTGAGACACAAAGTAGAAGAGACTCAGAACACCAGTGCGGAGCAAGCTGATTCCAGTG aGCTCCCCGCTGACTGCCACATGCTGTTTCTGAGAGGACAGAGGCTTAGTGGCGTCTATAAAATCCAGCCCCAGGCTTCACAGCCATTCCAGGCCTACTGCGAAATGACAGCAG AAGGCGGATGGACAGTGATCCAGAGGCGTCAGGACGGGGCTGTAGATTTTGACCAGCTCTGGCAGGCGTACAAGAATGGGTTCGGCACGCTCAATG GAGAGTTCTGGCTGGGTTTGGAGCAGATCCACGCCCTGTCAAAACAAGGGGGCTACGTTCTGCACGTGCAGCTGACTGACTGGAACGACCAAGTCCAGTCCCTCGAGTATTCCTTCAGActgggaggagaggagagcagcTATACCCTTCATCTCCAGGAGGGGTCGCCAGGGAACCTGGAGAACGCTCTGAGCACAGGCTCCAGCGGGCTTCCTTTCTCGACCCGCGACCGAGACAGCGACCTCAAATCAGACATAAACTGCGCTAAGCATCTCACAG GTGGCTGGTGGTTCAGTAGCTGCGGACGGGCCAACCTCAACGGGAAGTATTTCAGCAGCGTTCCGCGCCAGAGACACGCGAGGAAGCAGGGCATGTTCTGGAAGACCTGGAGAGGGCGCTACTATCCACTGAAATCTACCGTCATGAAGCTTGCTCCCGTCGAGATAGAGCACGACTCCTCGTAG
- the LOC121300600 gene encoding dipeptidyl peptidase 9-like isoform X2 yields the protein MHRVKKLKLEDETEGSFKSCAAARMTAVDVLSDSTEVVEMEDVPSQFFVEKHSWDGLRDIIHSSRKYSGMIINKAPHDFQFVQKQDDSGPHSHRLYYLGMPYGSRENSLLYSEIPKKVRKESLLVLSWKQMLDHFQATPNHGVYSREEELLRERKRLGVFGITSYDYHPHSGLFLFQASNSLFYCRDGGRNGFIVSPMKPAEIKTQCSGTRMDPKICPGDPTFISFINNNDIWIANIETGEEKRLTFCHKGLNNVKEDPKSAGVATFVIQEEFDRFTGYWWSPTAKEDSDGGKTLRLLYEEVDESDVEIIHVPSPALEERKADAYRYPRTGSKNPKITLKLSEIKTDHLGRIVSTQDKELALPFTTLFPTAEYIARAGWTKEGKHAWAVLLDRTQQRLQLVLLPPALFTPVTSDEAVRQDYVDAVPDSVHPFIIYEEVTDIWINVHDIFYPFLQTKDDEITFIWVNESKTGFCHLYRITSLLQPGSYQWSRNYSHSEGDFKCPIKEEVTLTSGEWEVLARHSSKIWVNEATKLVYFQATKDTPLEQHLYVVSYESPGDIVRLTKPGFSHSCSMSQNFDMFISHYSSVSTPPCVHVYRLVGSEREPLHKEPEFWASMMEAAGCPPDYIPPEIFDFPGKSGFQLYGMVYKPHNLQPGRKHPTLLFVYGGPQVQLVNNSFKGVKYLRLNTLASLGYVVVVIDGRGSCQRGLKFEGALRNNMGQVEIEDQVEGLQYVAEKYNFVDLSRVAIHGWSYGGFLSLMGLIHRPNVFKVAIAGAPVTVWMAYDTGYTERYMDIPENNQQGYEAGSVALHVDKLPNEPNRLLILHGFLDENVHFFHTNFLVSQLIRAGKPYQLQIYPNERHSIRCPESGEHYEIMLLHFLQQYL from the exons ATGCATAGAGTAAAGAAGTTGAAGCTTGAAGACGAAACAGAAGGCAGTTTTAAAAG TTGTGCCGCAGCGAGGATGACTGCCGTGGACGTGCTCTCAGACAGTACGGAAGTGGTGGAGATGGAGGACGTCCCCTCCCAGTTCTTCGTAGAGAAGCACTCCTGGGATGGGCTGCGGGACATCATTCACAGCAGCCGCAAATATTCGGGGATGATCATCAACAAGGCTCCCCACGACTTCCAGTTTGTGCAGAAACAGGATGACTCGGGACCTCACTCCCACCGCCTCTACTACCTTG GAATGCCCTACGGGAGCAGAGAGAACTCGCTGCTTTACTCCGAGATTCCCAAGAAAGTTCGTAAAGAGTCCCTGCTGGTGCTGTCCTGGAAACAGATGCTTGACCACTTTCAG GCGACGCCAAACCACGGCGTTTACTCTCGGGAGGAGGAGCTGCTTCGTGAAAGGAAGCGACTGGGTGTTTTTGGGATCACCTCCTACGACTACCACCCCCACAGCGGCCTCTTCCTCTTCCAGGCCAGCAACAGCCTGTTCTACTGCCGGGACGGGGGGCGCAACGGGTTCATT GTGTCCCCAATGAAACCAGCCGAGATAAAGACGCAGTGTTCGGGAACTCGCATGGACCCCAAAATCTGCCCGGGGGACCCTACTTTCATCTCGTTTATCAATAACAACGACATCTGGATAGCCAACATCGAAACGGGAGAGGAGAAACGGCTAACCTTCTGCCACAAAG GTTTGAATAACGTGAAGGAGGACCCGAAGTCTGCTGGTGTGGCCACATTCGTGATTCAGGAGGAGTTTGATCGATTCACAGGGTACTGGTGGTCACCGACCGCTAAAGAAG ACTCGGACGGGGGGAAGACCCTCCGCCTGCTCTATGAGGAAGTGGACGAATCGGATGTGGAGATCATTCACGTTCCCTCTCCGGCTCTGGAGGAGCGCAAAGCGGACGCGTACCGGTACCCCCGCACAG GCAGTAAGAATCCCAAAATCACCCTCAAACTCTCGGAGATCAAGACGGACCATCTCGGAAGG attgtcaGCACACAGGACAAGGAGCTGGCACTTCCCTTCACCACGCTGTTTCCTACAGCGGAGTACATAGCTCGAGCGGGCTGGACTAAAGAGGGCAAACA TGCCTGGGCGGTGCTCCTTGACCGTACCCAGCAGAGGCTGCAGCTGGTCCTGCTCCCCCCAGCGCTCTTCACCCCGGTCACCAGCGACGAGGCCGTGCGGCAGGACTACGTGGACGCTGTTCCAGACAGCGTGCATCCATTCATTATCTACGAGGAGGTGACCGACATCTGGATAAAC GTTCACGATATCTTCTACCCCTTCCTCCAAACGAAGGATGATGAGATCACCTTTATCTGGGTTAATGAGTCCAAGACAGGCTTCTGCCACCTCTACAGAATCACATCATTGCTGCAGCCAGGGAGCTATCAGTGGTCACGGAATTACAGCCATAGTGAAG GTGATTTTAAATGCCCAATTAAAGAAGAGGTGACGCTAACCAGTGGGGAGTGGGAGGTGCTGGCAAGACACAGTTCAAAG ATCTGGGTGAACGAAGCTACAAAGTTAGTGTATTTCCAGGCTACTAAAGACACCCCTTTAGAACAGCACCTCTACGTTGTGAGTTATGAGTCTCCGGGCGACATCGTGAGGCTCACCAAACCAGGCTTCTCACACAGCTGTTCAATGAGCCag AATTTCGACATGTTCATCAGCCACTACAGCAGTGTCAGCACGCCGCCTTGCGTTCACGTCTACAGGCTGGTGGGATCAGAGCGCGAGCCTCTGCACAAGGAGCCTGAGTTCTGGGCCAGCATGATGGAGGCCGCAG gttGTCCTCCAGATTATATTCCTCCTGAGATCTTCGACTTCCCGGGGAAATCTGggtttcagctctatggaatggtGTACAAACCCCATAACCTTCAGCCTGGACGCAAGCATCCCACTCTGCTGTTTGTGTATGGGGGGCCACAG GTCCAGCTGGTCAATAACTCGTTCAAGGGGGTGAAGTACCTGCGCTTGAACACTTTGGCGTCTCTGGGGTACGTGGTGGTGGTGATCGATGGCAGGGGATCCTGTCAGAGGGGGCTCAAGTTTGAAGGGGCTCTCAGAAACAACATG GGACAGGTAGAGATTGAGGACCAGGTGGAAGGGCTGCAGTACGTAGCTGAGAAGTACAACTTTGTGGACCTGAGTCGCGTGGCCATCCACGGCTGGTCCTACGGGGGCTTTCTGTCGCTTATGGGACTCATTCACCGGCCCAACGTCTTTAAG GTTGCGATCGCGGGGGCCCCTGTCACTGTATGGATGGCCTACGATACTGGATACACCGAACGGTACATGGACATCCCCGAGAACAACCAGCAAGGCTACGAGGCTGGCTCAGTGGCACTGCACGTGGACAAGCTACCCAATGA GCCAAACCGTTTGCTGATCTTGCATGGAtttcttgatgagaatgtgcactTTTTTCACACCAACTTCCTGGTGTCGCAGCTGATCCGAGCTGGGAAGCCCTATCAGCTGCAG ATCTACCCCAACGAGAGACACAGTATTCGTTGCCCGGAATCAGGCGAGCACTACGAGATAATGCTGCTGCACTTTCTACAACAATACCTCTGA
- the LOC121300600 gene encoding dipeptidyl peptidase 9-like isoform X1 — MHRVKKLKLEDETEGSFKSCAAARMTAVDVLSDSTEVVEMEDVPSQFFVEKHSWDGLRDIIHSSRKYSGMIINKAPHDFQFVQKQDDSGPHSHRLYYLGMPYGSRENSLLYSEIPKKVRKESLLVLSWKQMLDHFQATPNHGVYSREEELLRERKRLGVFGITSYDYHPHSGLFLFQASNSLFYCRDGGRNGFIQVSPMKPAEIKTQCSGTRMDPKICPGDPTFISFINNNDIWIANIETGEEKRLTFCHKGLNNVKEDPKSAGVATFVIQEEFDRFTGYWWSPTAKEDSDGGKTLRLLYEEVDESDVEIIHVPSPALEERKADAYRYPRTGSKNPKITLKLSEIKTDHLGRIVSTQDKELALPFTTLFPTAEYIARAGWTKEGKHAWAVLLDRTQQRLQLVLLPPALFTPVTSDEAVRQDYVDAVPDSVHPFIIYEEVTDIWINVHDIFYPFLQTKDDEITFIWVNESKTGFCHLYRITSLLQPGSYQWSRNYSHSEGDFKCPIKEEVTLTSGEWEVLARHSSKIWVNEATKLVYFQATKDTPLEQHLYVVSYESPGDIVRLTKPGFSHSCSMSQNFDMFISHYSSVSTPPCVHVYRLVGSEREPLHKEPEFWASMMEAAGCPPDYIPPEIFDFPGKSGFQLYGMVYKPHNLQPGRKHPTLLFVYGGPQVQLVNNSFKGVKYLRLNTLASLGYVVVVIDGRGSCQRGLKFEGALRNNMGQVEIEDQVEGLQYVAEKYNFVDLSRVAIHGWSYGGFLSLMGLIHRPNVFKVAIAGAPVTVWMAYDTGYTERYMDIPENNQQGYEAGSVALHVDKLPNEPNRLLILHGFLDENVHFFHTNFLVSQLIRAGKPYQLQIYPNERHSIRCPESGEHYEIMLLHFLQQYL, encoded by the exons ATGCATAGAGTAAAGAAGTTGAAGCTTGAAGACGAAACAGAAGGCAGTTTTAAAAG TTGTGCCGCAGCGAGGATGACTGCCGTGGACGTGCTCTCAGACAGTACGGAAGTGGTGGAGATGGAGGACGTCCCCTCCCAGTTCTTCGTAGAGAAGCACTCCTGGGATGGGCTGCGGGACATCATTCACAGCAGCCGCAAATATTCGGGGATGATCATCAACAAGGCTCCCCACGACTTCCAGTTTGTGCAGAAACAGGATGACTCGGGACCTCACTCCCACCGCCTCTACTACCTTG GAATGCCCTACGGGAGCAGAGAGAACTCGCTGCTTTACTCCGAGATTCCCAAGAAAGTTCGTAAAGAGTCCCTGCTGGTGCTGTCCTGGAAACAGATGCTTGACCACTTTCAG GCGACGCCAAACCACGGCGTTTACTCTCGGGAGGAGGAGCTGCTTCGTGAAAGGAAGCGACTGGGTGTTTTTGGGATCACCTCCTACGACTACCACCCCCACAGCGGCCTCTTCCTCTTCCAGGCCAGCAACAGCCTGTTCTACTGCCGGGACGGGGGGCGCAACGGGTTCATT CAGGTGTCCCCAATGAAACCAGCCGAGATAAAGACGCAGTGTTCGGGAACTCGCATGGACCCCAAAATCTGCCCGGGGGACCCTACTTTCATCTCGTTTATCAATAACAACGACATCTGGATAGCCAACATCGAAACGGGAGAGGAGAAACGGCTAACCTTCTGCCACAAAG GTTTGAATAACGTGAAGGAGGACCCGAAGTCTGCTGGTGTGGCCACATTCGTGATTCAGGAGGAGTTTGATCGATTCACAGGGTACTGGTGGTCACCGACCGCTAAAGAAG ACTCGGACGGGGGGAAGACCCTCCGCCTGCTCTATGAGGAAGTGGACGAATCGGATGTGGAGATCATTCACGTTCCCTCTCCGGCTCTGGAGGAGCGCAAAGCGGACGCGTACCGGTACCCCCGCACAG GCAGTAAGAATCCCAAAATCACCCTCAAACTCTCGGAGATCAAGACGGACCATCTCGGAAGG attgtcaGCACACAGGACAAGGAGCTGGCACTTCCCTTCACCACGCTGTTTCCTACAGCGGAGTACATAGCTCGAGCGGGCTGGACTAAAGAGGGCAAACA TGCCTGGGCGGTGCTCCTTGACCGTACCCAGCAGAGGCTGCAGCTGGTCCTGCTCCCCCCAGCGCTCTTCACCCCGGTCACCAGCGACGAGGCCGTGCGGCAGGACTACGTGGACGCTGTTCCAGACAGCGTGCATCCATTCATTATCTACGAGGAGGTGACCGACATCTGGATAAAC GTTCACGATATCTTCTACCCCTTCCTCCAAACGAAGGATGATGAGATCACCTTTATCTGGGTTAATGAGTCCAAGACAGGCTTCTGCCACCTCTACAGAATCACATCATTGCTGCAGCCAGGGAGCTATCAGTGGTCACGGAATTACAGCCATAGTGAAG GTGATTTTAAATGCCCAATTAAAGAAGAGGTGACGCTAACCAGTGGGGAGTGGGAGGTGCTGGCAAGACACAGTTCAAAG ATCTGGGTGAACGAAGCTACAAAGTTAGTGTATTTCCAGGCTACTAAAGACACCCCTTTAGAACAGCACCTCTACGTTGTGAGTTATGAGTCTCCGGGCGACATCGTGAGGCTCACCAAACCAGGCTTCTCACACAGCTGTTCAATGAGCCag AATTTCGACATGTTCATCAGCCACTACAGCAGTGTCAGCACGCCGCCTTGCGTTCACGTCTACAGGCTGGTGGGATCAGAGCGCGAGCCTCTGCACAAGGAGCCTGAGTTCTGGGCCAGCATGATGGAGGCCGCAG gttGTCCTCCAGATTATATTCCTCCTGAGATCTTCGACTTCCCGGGGAAATCTGggtttcagctctatggaatggtGTACAAACCCCATAACCTTCAGCCTGGACGCAAGCATCCCACTCTGCTGTTTGTGTATGGGGGGCCACAG GTCCAGCTGGTCAATAACTCGTTCAAGGGGGTGAAGTACCTGCGCTTGAACACTTTGGCGTCTCTGGGGTACGTGGTGGTGGTGATCGATGGCAGGGGATCCTGTCAGAGGGGGCTCAAGTTTGAAGGGGCTCTCAGAAACAACATG GGACAGGTAGAGATTGAGGACCAGGTGGAAGGGCTGCAGTACGTAGCTGAGAAGTACAACTTTGTGGACCTGAGTCGCGTGGCCATCCACGGCTGGTCCTACGGGGGCTTTCTGTCGCTTATGGGACTCATTCACCGGCCCAACGTCTTTAAG GTTGCGATCGCGGGGGCCCCTGTCACTGTATGGATGGCCTACGATACTGGATACACCGAACGGTACATGGACATCCCCGAGAACAACCAGCAAGGCTACGAGGCTGGCTCAGTGGCACTGCACGTGGACAAGCTACCCAATGA GCCAAACCGTTTGCTGATCTTGCATGGAtttcttgatgagaatgtgcactTTTTTCACACCAACTTCCTGGTGTCGCAGCTGATCCGAGCTGGGAAGCCCTATCAGCTGCAG ATCTACCCCAACGAGAGACACAGTATTCGTTGCCCGGAATCAGGCGAGCACTACGAGATAATGCTGCTGCACTTTCTACAACAATACCTCTGA